From Candidatus Flexicrinis proximus:
GCAAGACCGCGACGCTGGCGAACACGGACAGCGGCGCGCCGGGTCTGTCGCTGACGCAGGTGGCGGGGTTCAACGCCAGCGCCCGGAGCGGAGTCTGGCTGTATTTCGGCACCGGCGAGGATTTCGACGGCCACGTGGCGCGGGTGCGGGCGGCAGGCGGCGAAGTCCTCGACGCGAAAGTTTCGATGGGCGAAGCCGGCAGCTACGCGAGTCTTCGTGGATACCGAGGGCAATCTGCTCTCGCTGTATACCTATCCGTAAGGGCTGACCTGCCCCACACAAGCCCCATATCGAGTGACGCAAAGACCGGCGCTGCCCGGTCTTTTGCTGTCCGGGATGTGGGATGCGGGAGTCGTCTTTCCGCTCTTCGCGCTGAGCGCCAGCGGTCATAGACGTAGGGCGGCTCGAAGATCAGCCGAAAATCGACGCGACAGGCACGGACTTGCCGAGCAGCGGCGATTCGAACTCCTCGACACGGCCAGCAGTATAGATTCCGGCGCGAATGAAACGGCGGCCATCATGGGCGTACAGTTCTACGAAGCGTTGTTCCGGGTTGACGATCCAGTATTCACGGACACCATGACGCTCGTAAAGCGCGTATTTTCGCCGCGGTCGGTGGCTTCTGTCGACGGGGAGAGTATTTCGACGAGCAGTTCCGGCGAACCCAGCAGACGCTTCTTTTCGATGATGCACGGGCTACCCGCGGCAACCCAGATAATATCCGGCTGCGGCACATACCCTTCTTCGAACACGACATCGGTCGGGGCGTGAAACAACCGTCCGTCAGGGATCAGGCCATGCAGGAGGACAATCAAATTGGTACTCACAGCCTGATGGTCGGTTGTCGGGGGCGGCATTTCGATCACTTCTCCATCGAGCAGTTCGACAATTCGAATTGTTTCAGGCAGGGCGAAAAACTCGTCGTTGGTCTTGCGTATGCGTGAAGGGGGCGGCTGAGCGATCATAGCGGCGTCCTCGTGACTTTCATCCCACCATTATAGCGCAGCATTGAAGCCGTCCGGCGCGTGGTAAAATGGCGTGAAATTCCATGTACTCATACTGGATGTTGCGATGCCGGACCAGAAAGCTATTCGTGTACTGATCGCCAAACCAGGGCTGGACGGCCACGACCGCGGCGCAAAAGTGATCGCGCGGGCGCTGCGCGACGCCGGTTTCGAGGTCATTTATACCGGCCTGCGCCAGACGCCGGAGATGATCGCGGAGGCCGCCCTGCAAGAGGACGTCGACGTGGTGGGGCTGAGCCTGTTGAGCGGCGCGCACCTGACGCTGGTGCCGAAAATCCGCGAGGTGATGGACGCGCACGAGCTGGGTGACGTGCCGATCATCCTGGGCGGTATCATCCCGGACAGCGACAGCGCGGCGATGGTCAAGGCCGGGGTGAAGGGCATCTTCGGGCCGGGGACCTCGACGCAGACGATCGTTGAGGCGATCCGGCGCATCGTGGGCGAACGCACGACCTAATGCTGGCCCTGGCACAGGCAGTTCTGGACAAGAGCCGGCGCGCGCTGGCACGGGCGCTGACGGCCATCGAAAACGGCGGGCCGGAGGCCGACGGCCTGATGGCCGACCTGTATGGGTTTACCGGTCAAGCGTGGGTGGTTGGCGTGACGGGCGCGCCGGGGACGGGCAAGTCGTCGCTGGTGACGGCGCTGGCACAGGTATACCGCAAGCAGGGCAAGACGGTCGGTATCGTGGCGGTCGACCCAACCAGCCCGTTCACGGGCGGGGCGATTTTGGGCGACCGGATCCGCATGCGCGACCTGAGCGGTGACACGGGCGTGTTCATCCGCAGCATGGCGACGCGCGGGAGCCTGGGCGGGCTGTCGCGGGCAACGCGCGACGCGGTGCGGGTGATCGACGCGGCGGGCTTCGATATGATCCTGGTCGAGACGGTGGGCGCGGGGCAAAGCGAGGTCGAGATCGTGCGCACGGCGCACACGACGCTGGTGGTCGAAGCGCCGGGGATGGGCGACGACGTGCAGGCGATCAAGGCGGGAATCCTGGAGATTGCCGATATTCTGGTGGTGAACAAGGCGGACCGTCCGGGGGCGGACAACACGGTGCGTTCGCTGCGGGCGATGCTGGAACTGGGGCATCCGACGCGGCCGATGGCTGATGCGCCGTCGATGTGGCAACCGCCGGTGGTGCGGACGGTCGCGACCAAAGAGGCCCAGACGATGGAAGACGGTATCGCGGAACTGGCGGCGCTGATCGACGGGCACCGCGCACATCTGACCGAAGCCGGACAGCTGCCGTCCCTTGAGCGCGAGCGGATCGAGATCGAACTGGCCGACCGGCTGAAACAGGCGCTGTACGAGCGGCTGATGGCGGGGACCGGCGCGGGACAGATCGCCGCGCTGGTGGACGCGGTCGTGTCGCGGGGGATGGCGCCCAGCCAGGCGGTCGAGGCGCTGCTGAGCAATGTGCCGGCGACCCATACGAGCGCGAAACCGGCTGCGCTATAATGACCGGCCAACTACCTCGTTACTGACGATGCTCTGCGCTGAGGACGTGCCATGCCTACCGCCTCCCTTCCCCTCATCCTGACGGCTTCCGGCCTGACCTTCCTGCTCGGCGTGATCTGGGGCGGGCCATTCATCGAAATCCTGCGCCGGCTGCGGATGGGTAAGAACATTCAGGCGGAGCTGAGCGAGGAGCATCAGAAGAAGAAAGGCACGCCGACGACCGGCGGGATCATGATCATCGCGTCGACGACCGTGGTGCTGCTGGCGCTGAACGCGGCCAGCATCCTGCGCGGCGGGCCGGGATCGTCGATCCTCGTACCGCTCGTCGTCATGATCGGCTTTGCCATCCTCGGCTGGATCGACGACATGAGCGGCATCCGCATGTCGCGCGGGATTGTCGGACAGGGGATTTCGGCGCGGGCCAAGCTCCTCGGTCAACTGGTGCTGGCCGGCGGCGCGGCAGTGATCATCTCGCTGTATGAGGGCGGTTTCGCCGGAGCGAACCAGATCAGCCTGCCGCTGATCCCGCTGACGCTGACCGTTCCGCCGTGGCTGTTCATCCCGCTGACGGTGTTCCTGATCATGGCGTCGGCCAACGCGGTCAATTTCACCGACGGGCTGGACGGGCTGGCCGGCATTATCAGCGCCAGCGCCTTCGCCGCGTACGGCATCATCGCTTATCTGCAGGGGCAGGTCTACGTAACGCAGTTGTGCTTCGTGCTGATGGGCGCGTGTTTTGCCTTCCTGTGGTTCAACGCCTTCCCTGCCCACTTGATCATGGGCGATACGGGGTCGATGGCGCTCGGTTCGACGCTGGGGCTTGTTTCGGTGATGACCGGCCAATGGGTGCTGCTACCGGTGATCGCCATCGTGCCGGTGGCCGAGACGATCAGCGTCATCCTGCAAATCTGGTACTTCAAATC
This genomic window contains:
- a CDS encoding Uma2 family endonuclease gives rise to the protein MIAQPPPSRIRKTNDEFFALPETIRIVELLDGEVIEMPPPTTDHQAVSTNLIVLLHGLIPDGRLFHAPTDVVFEEGYVPQPDIIWVAAGSPCIIEKKRLLGSPELLVEILSPSTEATDRGENTRFTSVMVSVNTGSSTRNNAS
- a CDS encoding phospho-N-acetylmuramoyl-pentapeptide-transferase, whose protein sequence is MPTASLPLILTASGLTFLLGVIWGGPFIEILRRLRMGKNIQAELSEEHQKKKGTPTTGGIMIIASTTVVLLALNAASILRGGPGSSILVPLVVMIGFAILGWIDDMSGIRMSRGIVGQGISARAKLLGQLVLAGGAAVIISLYEGGFAGANQISLPLIPLTLTVPPWLFIPLTVFLIMASANAVNFTDGLDGLAGIISASAFAAYGIIAYLQGQVYVTQLCFVLMGACFAFLWFNAFPAHLIMGDTGSMALGSTLGLVSVMTGQWVLLPVIAIVPVAETISVILQIWYFKSTGGQRLFRMAPLHLHYQRGGWSETQVVQRFWLVGLLSAIIGVALALL
- a CDS encoding VOC family protein, yielding MLQTVWIELPVKDIERALKFYSAVFQLSGIEIRDDGTRKTATLANTDSGAPGLSLTQVAGFNASARSGVWLYFGTGEDFDGHVARVRAAGGEVLDAKVSMGEAGSYASLRGYRGQSALAVYLSVRADLPHTSPISSDAKTGAARSFAVRDVGCGSRLSALRAERQRS
- the meaB gene encoding methylmalonyl Co-A mutase-associated GTPase MeaB, producing the protein MLALAQAVLDKSRRALARALTAIENGGPEADGLMADLYGFTGQAWVVGVTGAPGTGKSSLVTALAQVYRKQGKTVGIVAVDPTSPFTGGAILGDRIRMRDLSGDTGVFIRSMATRGSLGGLSRATRDAVRVIDAAGFDMILVETVGAGQSEVEIVRTAHTTLVVEAPGMGDDVQAIKAGILEIADILVVNKADRPGADNTVRSLRAMLELGHPTRPMADAPSMWQPPVVRTVATKEAQTMEDGIAELAALIDGHRAHLTEAGQLPSLERERIEIELADRLKQALYERLMAGTGAGQIAALVDAVVSRGMAPSQAVEALLSNVPATHTSAKPAAL
- a CDS encoding cobalamin B12-binding domain-containing protein, encoding MPDQKAIRVLIAKPGLDGHDRGAKVIARALRDAGFEVIYTGLRQTPEMIAEAALQEDVDVVGLSLLSGAHLTLVPKIREVMDAHELGDVPIILGGIIPDSDSAAMVKAGVKGIFGPGTSTQTIVEAIRRIVGERTT